A DNA window from Desulfonauticus submarinus contains the following coding sequences:
- a CDS encoding phosphatase PAP2 family protein: MSKKTILHFLLFSLPLIILFCLIYFIGNEQEIFLFFKKIRISYPNLTIFFKFITEFGNPIFYIVYSIILLKGIKRHNFKLIYFSLIYLVVQILISFLGVRILKITLGRQRPEFGSAFTFFSFAAKNNSFPSGHTTEIYGATLPLVLKQKNILLTLSLGIFSALVGFSRIYLGKHHPSDVLAGYFLGSIAGYLIYILWRKKCKKHNMLTS; the protein is encoded by the coding sequence ATGAGTAAAAAGACAATTTTACACTTTTTGCTTTTTTCTTTACCATTAATAATTCTTTTTTGTCTTATCTACTTCATAGGCAACGAACAAGAAATTTTTTTATTTTTCAAAAAAATACGTATTTCTTACCCAAATCTAACTATTTTTTTTAAATTTATTACTGAGTTTGGAAATCCTATTTTTTATATTGTATATTCTATTATTCTGCTGAAGGGAATAAAAAGACATAATTTTAAACTAATTTACTTTAGTTTAATTTATCTTGTAGTTCAAATCTTAATTTCTTTTTTAGGAGTTAGGATCTTAAAGATTACTCTTGGTCGACAACGTCCAGAATTTGGCTCTGCATTTACCTTTTTTTCCTTTGCAGCCAAAAATAATTCTTTCCCTTCTGGGCATACTACTGAAATTTATGGAGCAACTCTTCCCTTGGTTTTAAAACAAAAAAATATTTTACTCACCTTAAGTTTAGGTATATTTTCTGCTTTAGTAGGGTTTTCTAGAATTTACCTTGGGAAACACCATCCTTCTGATGTCTTAGCAGGCTACTTTTTAGGAAGTATAGCTGGATACCTTATTTATATCTTATGGAGAAAAAAATGCAAAAAACACAATATGTTAACAAGTTAG
- a CDS encoding flagellar basal body rod C-terminal domain-containing protein → MNIYPSLSALTSFSTLQDVSANNVANINTPEFKASRADLQTGPEDKGVYVSQIIQSSEPGPLVEKIELEQNETTNYVEQKNVLVEGSNTDLATEMVNQIINENSFAANVKSIQTYDNMVGSIINIFA, encoded by the coding sequence ATGAACATTTACCCATCTCTTTCAGCTCTAACGAGTTTTAGCACCTTGCAGGATGTAAGTGCTAATAATGTGGCTAATATAAACACTCCAGAGTTTAAAGCTAGCAGAGCAGATCTGCAAACAGGTCCAGAAGATAAAGGAGTATATGTATCTCAAATTATCCAAAGCTCTGAACCTGGCCCCTTAGTAGAAAAAATAGAATTAGAACAAAATGAAACCACTAATTATGTGGAGCAAAAAAACGTGTTAGTAGAGGGGAGTAATACGGATCTGGCCACAGAAATGGTAAATCAAATTATAAATGAAAATTCTTTTGCAGCTAATGTAAAAAGTATTCAAACCTATGATAACATGGTAGGCTCTATTATCAATATCTTTGCATAA
- a CDS encoding HD domain-containing phosphohydrolase produces MEDKEQEKILVVDDEESLRLICEDALLDEGYKVFTAEDGEKALQILREQKDIDLVVSDLKMPNLNGIELLKQAKKEELDADFLIMTGFGTIEVAVECIRLGAADYLPKPFNISHLIVKVRKVLQERRRRLERQRLSNVVRILNLSSALNRIKDFKGILYEFIYHLQRNFNPDSLIISFYSSRSGKLEQKVIRGKFLRENYQFIFPLSKKMITVLEENSTFFNDSYTFKDIKKTFSLLIIPLTVQNEKIGALLLLKENKEKISSLLKNKQLINIFCMHAASSLQNARFFERLRSLNLEIISSYAKAVEARDYYTKGHSENVARYAFNLGKFIGLGDKELELLYVGGMLHDIGKIGIPDKILNKPGKLTDKEYEIMKQHPVIGKEILDKVEFLKEILPLVYHHHERIDGKGYPEGLTGEQIPLLVKILSVVDAFEAMTSNRSYRNALPLEKVEKIMFEGAGTQWDEDLVHKWFFLVKDRGIEKLKNVSEFKGVFRLLN; encoded by the coding sequence ATGGAAGATAAAGAGCAGGAAAAGATTTTAGTGGTTGATGATGAAGAGAGCTTAAGGCTTATTTGTGAAGATGCTTTGCTTGATGAGGGATATAAAGTTTTTACTGCTGAAGATGGAGAAAAAGCCCTTCAAATTTTGCGAGAACAGAAGGATATAGATTTAGTTGTTAGCGATCTTAAAATGCCTAATTTGAATGGAATCGAACTTTTAAAGCAGGCTAAAAAGGAAGAATTAGATGCTGATTTTCTAATTATGACAGGATTTGGCACTATAGAAGTAGCAGTGGAATGTATTCGTTTGGGAGCGGCTGACTATTTACCCAAGCCTTTTAATATTTCTCATTTAATTGTTAAGGTAAGAAAGGTCTTACAAGAAAGAAGGAGAAGATTAGAGAGACAGAGGTTAAGCAATGTTGTTAGAATTTTGAATCTTAGTAGTGCTTTAAATAGAATAAAAGACTTTAAGGGTATTTTATATGAATTTATTTATCATCTCCAAAGGAATTTTAATCCCGATAGTTTAATAATTTCATTTTATAGTTCTAGGAGTGGTAAATTAGAACAAAAAGTAATAAGAGGAAAATTTTTAAGAGAAAATTATCAATTTATTTTTCCATTAAGTAAAAAAATGATTACAGTTTTAGAAGAAAATAGTACATTTTTTAATGATAGTTATACATTTAAAGATATAAAAAAGACGTTTTCTTTGTTAATTATTCCTTTAACAGTGCAAAATGAAAAGATTGGTGCATTGTTGTTATTAAAGGAGAATAAAGAAAAGATATCTTCTTTACTCAAAAATAAACAATTAATTAATATTTTTTGTATGCATGCTGCTAGCAGTTTACAAAATGCCAGATTTTTTGAGCGTCTTAGGAGTTTAAACTTAGAAATCATTAGCTCTTATGCTAAGGCAGTAGAAGCTAGGGACTATTATACTAAGGGTCATTCTGAAAATGTGGCTAGATATGCATTTAATTTGGGTAAATTTATAGGCTTAGGAGATAAAGAACTTGAGCTTTTATATGTAGGGGGTATGCTCCATGATATTGGTAAAATAGGTATTCCTGATAAAATTTTAAACAAGCCTGGAAAATTAACTGATAAAGAATACGAAATAATGAAGCAACATCCTGTAATAGGAAAGGAGATTTTAGACAAAGTTGAATTTTTAAAAGAGATATTGCCTTTAGTTTATCACCATCATGAAAGAATAGATGGAAAAGGTTACCCAGAGGGTCTTACAGGTGAACAAATTCCTTTATTAGTCAAGATACTTTCGGTTGTAGATGCTTTTGAAGCAATGACTTCCAATAGGTCTTATCGTAATGCTTTGCCTTTGGAGAAAGTAGAGAAAATAATGTTTGAAGGAGCTGGAACTCAATGGGATGAAGATTTAGTTCATAAATGGTTTTTTTTGGTAAAAGATAGGGGTATAGAAAAACTTAAAAATGTTTCAGAATTTAAAGGTGTTTTTAGGCTTTTAAACTAG
- a CDS encoding Hsp20/alpha crystallin family protein produces the protein MVIDLGTFYDLPRQFDRIFDEFFRPSVISQKRIAYPPINIYEDEDNIYVYSELPGLEIEDIELTLTDGSLVLKGERKIEQGNYYRQERPTGVFQRIINLNVPIDADNIKAKMKNGLLEIILPKSTANKPKKIEIESN, from the coding sequence ATGGTTATAGATTTAGGTACATTTTATGATTTACCAAGACAATTTGATCGTATTTTTGATGAATTTTTTCGTCCAAGTGTTATAAGTCAGAAAAGAATAGCTTATCCACCAATTAATATTTATGAAGATGAAGACAATATTTATGTCTACAGTGAGCTTCCAGGACTTGAAATTGAAGATATTGAACTTACATTAACTGACGGTAGCCTTGTATTAAAAGGAGAAAGAAAAATAGAACAAGGTAATTATTATCGTCAAGAAAGGCCAACAGGAGTATTTCAAAGGATAATAAATTTAAATGTTCCTATTGATGCAGATAATATTAAAGCAAAAATGAAAAATGGATTATTAGAAATAATACTCCCAAAATCTACTGCAAATAAACCTAAAAAAATTGAAATAGAAAGCAATTAA
- a CDS encoding HEAT repeat domain-containing protein, whose protein sequence is MDYTKEKVLELLKSPNPEEQREGAFEAREMNLREAVPFLVPLLRSENVGVQEAADLALRKIGGKEVVGALIELLKDDDAALRNQAMDILRETGKDGIELLIPYLEDEDRDIRIFVADILGWSDSYKAITPLCNSLLTDKDPNVRYQAAVSLGLIGHKEAVECLAKALDDEEWVQFAVIEALVKIRDEDSIHILVERLDSSSELVASMIVEGIGELGFTKAVPLLAKKLEHVPQALKSKIFKALYKLLGKTSFQLFLEKNRQSYLSYLLETLEDEEEDTRKVAIIGLAKIGDERATKKLLDLAEQINVEHLVDTVHKEDVVDLLVESLTEIGPNSSLFEALFDDSPSRNLIAIRVLKQIGGAVAEEKLREVFWKKDRDIQREIALALEFICLPQTKELFLEVLDKHQDGDVLKAALRYFGKLKREEFVELLFKFLDHPWDDVKDTALDSLIQIGGDKVLKGFKNFFKDNDPLHRLMAIYAFGELRAEEYIDLVKEALEDEVVDIRKVALESLAKLCKKSQEVLDLVGSKLKDESNEVRLTLVELMSKCDHKDVVSYLVEALDDVDDWVKIRALEALIEKGEINEEITNKIISFLNYPNKIVVLKAIEALGELRTEKAFLSLLDMLEIDDYEIQDAVENALDKYQRDGEK, encoded by the coding sequence ATGGATTACACAAAGGAAAAAGTGCTTGAATTATTAAAAAGTCCAAATCCTGAGGAACAAAGAGAAGGTGCATTTGAAGCTAGGGAGATGAATTTAAGAGAAGCTGTTCCCTTTTTGGTCCCTTTGCTTAGAAGTGAAAATGTAGGGGTCCAAGAGGCAGCTGACTTGGCGTTAAGAAAAATAGGAGGAAAAGAAGTTGTAGGTGCATTAATTGAGCTTTTAAAAGATGATGATGCTGCTTTGCGAAATCAAGCAATGGATATTCTAAGAGAGACAGGGAAGGATGGCATAGAGCTTCTAATACCCTATTTGGAAGATGAGGATAGAGATATTAGAATTTTTGTGGCAGATATTTTGGGATGGTCTGATTCATATAAAGCAATCACCCCTTTATGTAATTCTTTGCTTACTGATAAAGATCCAAATGTAAGATACCAGGCTGCGGTTAGTTTAGGATTAATTGGGCATAAAGAGGCAGTAGAATGTTTGGCAAAAGCCTTGGATGATGAGGAATGGGTCCAATTTGCAGTTATTGAAGCCTTGGTGAAAATTAGAGATGAGGATAGTATTCATATTCTTGTAGAGAGATTAGATTCTTCTTCTGAGCTTGTGGCTTCTATGATTGTGGAAGGAATAGGAGAACTTGGATTTACTAAGGCTGTTCCTCTTTTAGCTAAAAAATTAGAACATGTCCCTCAGGCTTTAAAATCAAAAATATTTAAAGCTCTTTATAAATTGTTGGGTAAGACCTCGTTTCAACTCTTTTTAGAGAAGAACAGGCAGTCTTATTTAAGTTACTTGTTAGAAACTTTAGAAGATGAGGAAGAAGATACAAGAAAAGTTGCTATTATTGGTTTGGCAAAAATCGGAGATGAGCGGGCTACTAAAAAACTTTTGGATTTGGCTGAGCAAATAAATGTAGAACATTTAGTAGATACTGTGCATAAGGAAGATGTAGTTGATTTGTTAGTAGAATCTTTAACTGAAATTGGTCCAAATTCTTCTCTTTTTGAAGCACTTTTTGATGATTCTCCATCTAGAAACTTAATTGCTATTAGGGTGTTAAAGCAAATAGGAGGAGCAGTAGCAGAAGAAAAATTAAGAGAAGTTTTTTGGAAAAAAGATAGAGATATTCAAAGAGAAATTGCATTGGCTTTAGAATTTATTTGCCTTCCTCAAACCAAGGAGTTGTTTCTAGAGGTACTGGATAAACATCAAGATGGCGATGTTTTAAAGGCTGCTCTTAGATATTTTGGAAAGCTTAAGAGAGAGGAATTTGTAGAATTATTATTTAAATTTTTAGATCATCCTTGGGACGATGTAAAAGATACTGCTTTAGATAGTTTGATTCAAATAGGTGGAGATAAGGTTTTAAAAGGGTTTAAAAACTTTTTTAAAGATAATGACCCATTACATCGACTTATGGCAATATATGCTTTTGGAGAGTTAAGGGCAGAAGAATATATTGATCTTGTAAAAGAGGCTTTAGAGGATGAAGTAGTAGATATTAGAAAAGTAGCTTTAGAATCTTTAGCTAAGTTATGTAAAAAGTCTCAAGAAGTTTTAGATTTAGTAGGCAGTAAGCTTAAAGATGAGTCTAATGAAGTAAGGCTAACTTTAGTAGAGCTTATGAGTAAATGTGACCATAAGGATGTTGTGTCTTATCTTGTAGAGGCTTTAGATGATGTAGACGATTGGGTAAAGATACGGGCTTTAGAGGCTTTAATTGAAAAAGGAGAAATTAATGAAGAGATTACAAATAAGATTATTTCTTTTTTGAATTATCCTAATAAAATTGTAGTGTTAAAAGCCATAGAGGCATTGGGAGAGCTTCGCACAGAAAAGGCTTTTTTATCACTTTTAGATATGTTAGAAATAGATGATTATGAAATTCAAGATGCAGTGGAAAATGCTTTAGATAAATATCAAAGGGATGGAGAAAAATAA
- a CDS encoding CheR family methyltransferase, with protein MSSLFSKTVTLRKDIKISDEEFSKLRDFIYAQTGIYIGDNRKYLLENRLVNRLRDLNLKTFGEYYYFLRYDPSRREELNRLFDVITTNETSFFRNPPQLKVFQDIILKEIVETKRKQNDKSIHIWSAGCSTGEEPYTLSIILHEVLKSEIDLWKIKITANDLSSSVLKAAKRGIYSPYSLRTTPPKILQRYFKQIGNDKYQIIPKVAKLVDFVQLNLNDRFQIKRIPKSQVVFCRNVIIYFSDEVKKNVISSFYDNLVTGGYLFLGHSESLHNISRSFKPIHHPGSIVYKKE; from the coding sequence ATGAGTTCTCTTTTTTCAAAAACTGTTACTTTGCGTAAAGATATAAAGATAAGCGATGAAGAATTTTCTAAATTAAGAGATTTTATTTATGCTCAAACAGGAATATATATAGGAGATAATAGGAAATATTTACTAGAAAATAGATTGGTTAATAGGCTAAGAGACCTTAATTTAAAGACTTTTGGAGAATATTATTACTTTTTGCGCTATGATCCTTCGAGGCGAGAGGAATTAAATCGTTTATTTGATGTTATTACAACAAATGAAACTAGTTTTTTTAGAAATCCTCCTCAATTAAAAGTGTTTCAAGATATTATTTTAAAGGAGATTGTAGAGACTAAGCGGAAACAAAATGATAAAAGTATTCATATTTGGTCCGCTGGCTGCTCTACTGGCGAAGAACCTTATACTCTTTCTATTATTCTGCATGAAGTTCTTAAGTCTGAGATTGATTTGTGGAAAATAAAGATTACAGCTAATGATCTCTCAAGTAGTGTGTTGAAAGCTGCTAAACGGGGAATTTATTCACCTTATTCCCTCAGAACTACCCCTCCAAAAATTTTGCAAAGATATTTTAAGCAAATAGGTAATGATAAATATCAAATTATTCCTAAGGTCGCAAAACTAGTAGATTTTGTTCAACTTAATTTAAATGATAGATTTCAAATAAAACGCATTCCAAAATCTCAAGTTGTATTTTGTAGAAATGTTATAATTTATTTTAGTGATGAAGTGAAAAAAAATGTTATATCTTCTTTTTATGATAATTTAGTTACAGGAGGATATTTATTTTTAGGACATTCAGAATCATTGCACAATATTTCTAGGTCTTTTAAACCAATACATCATCCAGGTAGTATCGTATACAAAAAAGAATGA
- a CDS encoding Hsp20/alpha crystallin family protein → MLEKFVPSLRRKQESVLTPTSSVFDLFDQMDRMLRETWWGNGELSTTFAPAVEVRENDDEIIVKAEIPGLDTKDLDVRLENNYLILQGEKKQESKSEKDNIVRMEVSYGSFYRAIPLPSEVDESKIKAKYKKGVLTITLPKSEKAKAKKIAIEG, encoded by the coding sequence ATGTTAGAAAAATTTGTACCAAGTTTAAGAAGAAAACAAGAAAGTGTTCTCACTCCTACGAGCAGTGTATTTGACTTATTTGATCAAATGGACAGAATGTTAAGAGAAACTTGGTGGGGCAATGGAGAGTTAAGTACTACTTTTGCTCCTGCAGTAGAAGTGAGAGAAAATGACGATGAGATAATCGTAAAAGCTGAAATTCCAGGCCTTGATACTAAAGATTTAGATGTAAGGCTAGAAAATAATTACCTTATTTTACAAGGTGAGAAAAAACAAGAATCTAAAAGTGAAAAAGACAATATTGTAAGAATGGAAGTAAGTTATGGTTCCTTTTATAGGGCAATTCCTTTACCTTCTGAAGTAGATGAAAGTAAAATTAAGGCAAAATATAAAAAAGGAGTCTTAACTATTACTTTACCTAAAAGTGAAAAGGCTAAAGCGAAAAAAATTGCTATTGAAGGATAG
- a CDS encoding ArnT family glycosyltransferase, producing the protein MQKTQYVNKLETFLNKLTHYPLLLLTAIYSLHIIFTLNTRALWFSDEVRYANVYENLIKAKKWLVLYLNGQPYPDKPPLYFWFLALISYLTSLSGETLFFLGSAISGFFYLILTYFLGKVTLQDTQKSFLGACLLLTNFYFLGLIHYFRMDLLFASFILFAHLTIYHFIKSQKTAYLYAGFGLSFLALLTKGPLGILFPLLTLFCFSLVQKQPKLFFNKHVGFGILGILLGGLLWLLGAYYLEGKEFISNILYDQIYRRATHTWHHPHPFYHYLLVFPLVVLPWTLSFINFSKKEWQNLSHGELFLLVFFSSGFTLLSLISIKIAIYLLPLFAPFFLLLHKNLQTESQLLSKVMGYFFLILAISLPWINFLPNLPLKINGLLGLAGILAILSIILIKKPVPSKTLPIFLLLTMPLIFIYTGKYIAPSLDKLMSPKEQALQIKKYIKMGYYPLAYKIYSGIYTYYAKHNIEETKDLTYVEKMLKEKKKILLIMPEKYFKKWKSKPKMINIVHKQKIVEKVYYLITNQPQER; encoded by the coding sequence ATGCAAAAAACACAATATGTTAACAAGTTAGAAACTTTTCTCAACAAACTAACCCATTATCCCCTTCTACTTTTAACAGCAATATATTCTTTACATATTATTTTTACCTTAAATACCAGGGCGCTCTGGTTTTCAGATGAAGTACGATATGCAAATGTTTATGAAAATCTAATCAAGGCTAAAAAATGGCTTGTTTTATATCTAAATGGCCAGCCATACCCAGATAAGCCGCCTCTTTATTTTTGGTTTTTAGCCTTAATTTCATACTTAACATCTCTAAGCGGAGAAACTTTATTTTTTTTAGGCTCAGCAATAAGCGGCTTTTTCTATCTCATTCTAACTTATTTTTTAGGAAAAGTTACTTTACAAGATACTCAAAAATCTTTCTTAGGAGCATGTTTACTTCTAACTAATTTTTATTTCTTAGGTCTTATTCATTATTTTAGAATGGATTTGTTATTTGCCTCATTTATTCTCTTTGCTCACTTAACTATTTATCATTTTATAAAAAGCCAAAAAACTGCTTATCTTTATGCTGGGTTTGGATTGTCCTTTTTAGCCTTACTTACTAAAGGACCTTTGGGTATTCTTTTTCCTCTGCTCACTCTTTTTTGTTTTAGTTTAGTGCAAAAACAACCAAAATTATTTTTTAACAAACATGTAGGATTCGGAATTTTAGGAATTCTTTTGGGCGGATTACTTTGGCTATTAGGAGCTTATTATTTAGAAGGAAAAGAGTTTATCTCCAATATCCTTTATGACCAAATCTATAGGCGTGCCACTCATACATGGCATCATCCTCATCCCTTTTATCACTATTTATTAGTATTTCCTCTTGTTGTTTTACCGTGGACCCTTTCTTTTATAAATTTCTCTAAAAAAGAATGGCAAAACTTATCCCACGGAGAATTATTTTTATTGGTATTTTTTAGTTCAGGATTTACCTTATTATCTTTAATTAGTATTAAAATTGCGATCTATCTCTTACCTCTCTTTGCCCCATTTTTCTTACTTCTGCATAAAAACCTTCAAACAGAGTCGCAACTTCTTAGCAAAGTAATGGGATATTTTTTTCTCATTCTTGCTATAAGTTTACCCTGGATAAATTTTCTTCCTAATCTTCCTCTCAAAATAAACGGTCTATTGGGTTTAGCAGGTATCTTAGCAATTTTAAGTATAATTTTAATAAAAAAGCCAGTTCCTAGTAAAACTTTGCCCATTTTTTTACTTTTAACAATGCCCTTAATTTTTATTTATACAGGAAAATATATAGCGCCTTCTCTTGACAAACTCATGAGCCCTAAAGAACAGGCTCTTCAGATAAAAAAATACATTAAAATGGGTTATTATCCTCTAGCCTATAAAATTTATTCAGGAATTTATACTTATTATGCAAAACACAATATTGAAGAAACCAAAGACTTAACATATGTTGAAAAAATGCTTAAAGAAAAAAAGAAAATACTCTTGATTATGCCTGAAAAATATTTTAAAAAATGGAAAAGTAAACCTAAAATGATAAATATTGTTCATAAACAAAAAATTGTAGAAAAGGTTTACTATCTTATAACCAACCAACCTCAAGAGAGGTGA
- a CDS encoding Hsp20/alpha crystallin family protein, whose product MTQAINKKEQTKEIVFSPYTDIVEKEEGFYILMDIPGVDKQNLDLDLKENELEIKAKVTWDKPEKAKDIHVEFVPGEFRRQFTISEIVDKDKIKAHLKNGVLSLFLPKAEKAKPRKISITAE is encoded by the coding sequence ATGACTCAAGCAATAAACAAAAAAGAACAAACAAAAGAAATTGTATTTTCTCCATACACAGATATTGTAGAAAAAGAAGAAGGTTTTTATATTCTCATGGATATACCTGGAGTAGATAAACAGAATTTAGACTTGGACTTAAAAGAAAATGAACTAGAAATAAAAGCAAAAGTAACATGGGATAAGCCAGAAAAGGCAAAAGATATTCATGTAGAATTTGTGCCAGGGGAATTTCGACGTCAATTTACTATTTCAGAAATTGTAGACAAAGATAAAATTAAGGCTCACTTAAAAAATGGAGTACTCAGCCTTTTCTTACCTAAAGCTGAAAAAGCTAAACCAAGAAAAATTAGCATTACTGCAGAATAA
- a CDS encoding protein-glutamate methylesterase/protein-glutamine glutaminase — translation MDKIKVLVVDDSAFMRRAISTMLKKDIDIDVVGTAKNGEECLELIKALDPDVVTLDIEMPVMDGLTALKEIMRNYPRPVIMVSSLTTEGAEATLKALDLGAADFIPKQLSKVSLEIVKIEQELIAKVKSLAKNKAIYIKKERQTPESVKKDIKLLAKTEQKVLSYKGQKQIRDIVAIGVSTGGPPVVQKILNLLPKDFPAAIVIGQHMPPAFTGPFAKRLNATSSLDVKEAEDGDTLKPGLALVAPGGRHLKIIQKITHIEVGISEFPRDALYKPSVDVLFSSVARAVGRRGIGIILTGMGSDGLRGAKELKRKDGRILAQSEESCVVYGMPRAVIEENIADNVCAPEDMPDLIYHYMFHNDNPK, via the coding sequence ATGGATAAAATTAAGGTATTGGTAGTGGATGACTCCGCTTTTATGCGGAGAGCAATAAGCACAATGTTGAAAAAAGATATTGATATAGATGTTGTGGGGACGGCAAAAAATGGAGAAGAATGTCTTGAGCTTATTAAGGCGTTAGATCCTGATGTTGTAACATTGGATATAGAAATGCCTGTAATGGATGGGTTAACAGCTCTTAAAGAAATCATGAGGAATTATCCCCGCCCTGTTATTATGGTTAGTTCTCTTACTACCGAAGGTGCAGAAGCTACGTTAAAGGCTTTAGATCTGGGTGCTGCTGACTTTATTCCTAAACAATTATCTAAAGTTAGTTTAGAAATTGTAAAAATAGAACAAGAGTTAATTGCTAAAGTTAAAAGTTTAGCCAAAAATAAAGCAATTTACATAAAAAAAGAGAGACAAACACCTGAATCTGTTAAAAAAGATATTAAATTACTTGCAAAAACAGAACAAAAAGTTTTATCTTATAAAGGACAGAAGCAAATTCGAGATATAGTGGCCATAGGAGTTTCTACAGGAGGACCACCCGTTGTGCAAAAGATTTTGAATCTTCTTCCTAAGGATTTTCCTGCTGCAATTGTTATTGGTCAGCATATGCCTCCTGCTTTTACTGGCCCTTTTGCTAAAAGACTAAATGCTACTTCTTCCTTAGATGTTAAGGAAGCAGAAGATGGAGATACATTAAAGCCAGGATTGGCTTTAGTAGCACCAGGAGGAAGACATTTAAAAATTATTCAAAAGATAACCCATATAGAAGTTGGAATTAGTGAGTTTCCTAGAGATGCCTTATATAAACCTTCTGTAGATGTTTTGTTTTCATCTGTAGCTAGGGCTGTTGGAAGAAGAGGTATTGGTATAATTTTAACAGGCATGGGAAGTGATGGATTAAGAGGAGCTAAAGAGTTGAAAAGAAAAGATGGGCGTATTTTGGCTCAAAGTGAAGAGAGTTGTGTTGTGTATGGTATGCCTAGAGCGGTAATAGAAGAAAATATTGCAGATAATGTATGTGCACCTGAGGATATGCCTGATTTGATTTATCACTATATGTTTCACAATGATAATCCCAAATAA
- a CDS encoding UDP-glucose dehydrogenase family protein, producing MNVCIVGTGYVGLVSAACFAEMGNKVVCVDINPQVVEKLKQGEVHIYEPGLEELVKRNYAEGRLIFTTNLEEGLAESLFVFICVGTPPKKDGSADLSYVYQVARDIGKLMQDYKIVVDKSTVPVGTADKVKSLILEEQKKRGVSIEFDVVSNPEFLKEGDAVNDFMKPDRVIVGTDNVRTAELLKTLYAPFARSREKLIIMSVRSAEMTKYAANCMLATKISFINEIANICERVGADVGDVRLGIGSDHRIGYHFIYPGVGYGGSCFPKDVKALISTALEYGYDPLLLQAVDRVNDLQKEVLPLKIINYFEPQGGVKDRVLALWGLAFKPNTDDMREAPALVLIERLTALGMKIKAFDPVARDKARDVLKDNSLVEIVDEQYDALEQADALAVVTEWNQFRNPDFDKLKKSLKAPIVFDGRNLYSPRFMGEMGFAYFSIGRRMYGKKM from the coding sequence ATGAATGTATGTATTGTTGGTACAGGTTATGTAGGTCTTGTAAGCGCGGCTTGTTTTGCAGAAATGGGGAATAAAGTAGTTTGTGTGGATATAAATCCTCAGGTGGTAGAAAAATTAAAACAAGGAGAAGTCCATATTTATGAACCTGGTTTAGAAGAGTTAGTAAAAAGAAATTATGCAGAGGGAAGATTAATTTTTACCACCAATTTAGAGGAAGGCTTAGCAGAAAGTTTATTTGTTTTTATTTGTGTAGGAACTCCACCAAAGAAAGATGGTAGTGCAGATCTATCTTATGTTTATCAAGTTGCAAGAGATATCGGCAAGCTTATGCAAGACTATAAAATTGTGGTGGATAAATCAACAGTACCTGTAGGTACGGCTGACAAAGTAAAGAGTTTGATTTTAGAAGAGCAGAAAAAGAGAGGAGTGAGCATAGAGTTTGATGTAGTTTCTAACCCTGAATTTTTAAAAGAAGGAGATGCAGTAAATGATTTTATGAAACCAGATAGGGTGATAGTGGGAACTGACAACGTTAGAACAGCTGAACTCCTAAAAACTCTGTATGCGCCTTTTGCGAGAAGCAGGGAAAAATTAATTATTATGTCTGTAAGAAGTGCAGAGATGACAAAATATGCAGCCAATTGTATGCTGGCCACAAAAATTTCATTTATAAATGAAATTGCCAATATTTGTGAGAGAGTAGGGGCAGATGTGGGAGATGTTCGGTTGGGAATTGGTTCTGATCATAGAATTGGCTATCATTTTATTTATCCAGGAGTGGGGTATGGAGGTTCTTGTTTCCCAAAAGACGTTAAAGCTCTTATTTCAACTGCCTTAGAATATGGATATGACCCGTTATTACTTCAAGCAGTGGATAGAGTAAATGATCTTCAAAAAGAGGTTTTACCTTTAAAAATTATTAATTATTTTGAACCCCAAGGTGGAGTAAAAGATAGAGTTTTAGCCTTATGGGGGCTTGCTTTTAAGCCCAATACAGATGATATGAGAGAGGCACCAGCTTTAGTTTTAATAGAAAGGTTAACTGCTTTAGGAATGAAAATAAAGGCTTTTGATCCAGTGGCAAGAGATAAAGCCAGAGATGTTTTAAAGGATAATTCATTGGTAGAAATCGTAGATGAACAATACGATGCTTTAGAACAAGCTGATGCTTTAGCAGTGGTTACAGAGTGGAATCAATTTAGAAACCCTGATTTTGATAAATTAAAAAAGAGTTTAAAGGCTCCAATTGTGTTTGATGGAAGAAATCTTTATTCTCCTCGGTTTATGGGGGAGATGGGGTTTGCCTACTTTAGCATAGGAAGGCGTATGTACGGCAAAAAAATGTAA